From the Saccharobesus litoralis genome, one window contains:
- the bioH gene encoding pimeloyl-ACP methyl ester esterase BioH, with protein sequence MNNKPLIYFVHGWGMNQAVWLPVVEKLSTKFRVKCLDIAGFGNKSQRDLEPYTLAAISDDIANDINEPGIIAGWSLGGLVAQYLALHHPSKLTALITIASTPYFQACQTTDWPGIKPAVLSGFQQQLAQDYQVTLERFLAIQAMGSPTAKQDIRQLKQQLLEYPSPHLNALKGGLTILEQADLRKNISNITLPTLRLYGRLDALVPQKAIEKIKVFQPSAESVVFAKASHAPFISHLDDFIEEIIRFSQNLK encoded by the coding sequence TTGAATAATAAACCGCTTATTTATTTTGTCCATGGTTGGGGCATGAACCAAGCTGTTTGGTTACCTGTCGTCGAAAAATTATCGACTAAATTTCGCGTAAAGTGCTTAGATATTGCTGGATTTGGTAATAAAAGTCAGCGTGATTTAGAACCGTACACTTTAGCGGCAATCAGCGACGATATTGCCAATGATATTAATGAACCTGGCATAATTGCTGGTTGGTCTCTGGGAGGTTTGGTAGCTCAGTACTTAGCGCTGCACCACCCAAGTAAACTCACTGCACTTATCACCATTGCCAGCACGCCTTACTTTCAAGCTTGTCAAACAACAGACTGGCCAGGTATTAAACCCGCTGTATTAAGCGGTTTTCAGCAGCAGCTTGCACAAGACTATCAAGTCACACTTGAACGCTTTTTAGCCATTCAAGCCATGGGCAGCCCAACTGCAAAACAAGATATTCGCCAATTGAAACAGCAATTACTCGAATATCCTTCGCCCCATTTGAATGCATTAAAAGGCGGATTAACCATATTAGAACAAGCTGATTTACGGAAAAACATAAGTAATATTACCTTACCTACCCTGCGTTTATATGGACGCTTAGATGCGCTTGTCCCGCAAAAAGCCATAGAAAAAATTAAAGTTTTTCAACCTTCTGCCGAGTCAGTAGTTTTCGCTAAAGCTTCTCACGCGCCTTTTATTTCGCATCTTGATGATTTTATTGAAGAAATAATTCGGTTTAGCCAAAATTTAAAATGA
- a CDS encoding ComF family protein has translation MRWPRSLAQFSIGKGAMSLPCLLCDEPQNNHHHICDTCWHDSLQFSLCHSPIELTQHPHALATMELKAIDGLCVPFIYQWPLSHLITAYKYQDKTAVRGALSAFAQQGLQQWQLAGGVGGNGEELSIDFNKAPDVWTLVPNHAWRWLKRGFNHLDYLQTMALNISNIKDVSGGITRTKHTHSQAKLTAHKRRKNLASAFQVNVDLTGQHILLLDDVVTTGATLSSLAQTCKQAGAVKVSAFCLAWARLD, from the coding sequence ATGCGATGGCCGCGCAGTCTAGCACAATTTTCGATAGGTAAGGGTGCAATGTCTTTACCTTGTTTACTGTGCGATGAGCCGCAAAACAATCATCATCATATATGCGATACTTGCTGGCACGACAGTTTACAGTTCAGCCTATGTCACTCTCCTATCGAATTAACACAACATCCACATGCATTAGCAACTATGGAGCTAAAGGCGATAGATGGTTTATGCGTACCTTTTATTTATCAGTGGCCGTTAAGCCATTTGATAACTGCATACAAATATCAGGATAAAACAGCTGTACGTGGTGCATTATCTGCGTTTGCGCAACAAGGCTTACAGCAATGGCAACTAGCAGGTGGTGTTGGAGGAAATGGTGAAGAGTTAAGTATTGACTTTAACAAAGCACCAGACGTTTGGACTCTGGTGCCAAATCATGCTTGGCGTTGGCTTAAGCGCGGGTTTAATCATCTCGATTATTTACAAACGATGGCACTGAATATATCTAATATAAAAGACGTGAGTGGCGGGATAACTCGAACCAAACATACCCATTCGCAAGCTAAATTAACTGCGCATAAGCGGCGTAAAAATTTAGCCTCGGCTTTTCAAGTGAATGTTGATCTGACAGGGCAGCACATTTTGTTGTTAGATGACGTGGTAACCACAGGAGCCACATTATCCTCTCTTGCCCAAACCTGTAAACAGGCTGGGGCTGTCAAAGTTTCAGCTTTTTGTTTAGCTTGGGCGCGTTTAGATTAA